A window of Sphingomonas adhaesiva contains these coding sequences:
- a CDS encoding PhoX family protein has product MTDFDYQAARDHDGDVDANPSTTVTLGELVEQRYSRRQLMGGMSAMTTAAFGGALLTGCAEDDAFQETVSVADGTTVQAQGGRVVTLTSTASSNATSTTWTQVSGPTVALTISGTSVSFVAPNVATATDIVLQFTASGPLGSRSARSTVTVSPATLAFTAVAKNRNDIVTVPSGYTASILYRAGDPLAAGVPAYANDGTDTNFAQRAGDNHDGMSFFGLAASGNTPDAGSNTRGVLAINHEYINPQYLHVGAPTQTPDASGVSRRPEGEATKEIDAHGVSVVEVSRAGNTGAWSYVANSALNRRVTPSTPVVFNGPVRGDATLRTAYSNDGTTGRGTINNCANGAMPWGNYATCEENWAGYFARSSTDAGVRTAAGNAKQVTSLSRYGVGTSSRYGWETVAAATAGSTIFSRWNASAIAANPADGSADFRNEPFTFGWVVEIDPYNPSATPRKRTALGRMAHEGVMAGRMIAGVRPAFYMGDDGRNEYIYKFVSATAWSAADATPADRLATGDKYLDTGTLYVAKFSADGTGQWLPLVFGQNGLDANNTRYPFASQADVLVNARLAADALGATPMDRPEWTAVNPVNGEMYCTLTNNSNRRGVASGSSTRAIDPANPRAYVDTRTDGGTNTGNANGHVVRLREANDSTESLTFGWDVYAFGARATADAANVNLSGLDDTNDFSSPDGLWFGLPTNAGGQAAPLLFVQTDDGAYTDVTNCMMLIGMPGRVGDGTTKTVTSSFGGTATTTARIGAAPGAKLKRFLVGPKECEVTGITSTADGRTIFINIQHPGEDGNFANITSNWPQTQATGTGTGRPRSATVVVTKNDGGVVGL; this is encoded by the coding sequence GTGACCGATTTCGATTATCAGGCCGCCAGGGACCATGACGGCGACGTCGACGCCAATCCGTCGACCACCGTCACGCTGGGCGAGCTCGTCGAGCAGCGCTACTCGCGCCGCCAGCTGATGGGCGGGATGAGCGCCATGACGACGGCGGCGTTCGGGGGCGCGCTGTTGACCGGATGCGCCGAGGACGATGCGTTTCAGGAGACGGTCAGCGTCGCGGACGGCACGACGGTACAGGCGCAGGGCGGGCGCGTGGTGACGCTGACCTCCACCGCGAGCAGCAACGCGACCTCCACCACCTGGACGCAGGTGAGCGGGCCGACCGTCGCGCTGACGATCAGCGGCACCTCGGTCAGCTTCGTCGCACCCAACGTCGCGACCGCGACCGACATCGTGCTGCAGTTCACCGCATCCGGCCCGCTGGGGTCCAGGAGCGCGCGCTCGACGGTGACGGTCAGCCCGGCGACGCTGGCGTTCACCGCGGTGGCGAAGAACAGGAACGACATCGTGACGGTGCCGAGCGGCTATACCGCGAGCATCCTGTACCGCGCGGGCGACCCGCTGGCGGCGGGCGTCCCGGCCTATGCCAACGACGGCACCGATACCAATTTCGCGCAGCGCGCGGGCGACAACCACGACGGCATGAGCTTCTTCGGTCTGGCCGCCAGCGGCAACACGCCCGACGCGGGCAGCAACACGCGCGGCGTGCTGGCGATCAACCACGAATATATCAATCCGCAATATCTGCACGTCGGCGCGCCGACGCAGACCCCGGACGCGAGCGGCGTGTCGCGCCGTCCCGAGGGCGAGGCGACGAAGGAGATCGACGCACACGGCGTGTCGGTGGTCGAGGTGTCGCGCGCCGGGAACACGGGGGCGTGGAGCTATGTCGCGAACAGCGCGCTGAACCGCCGCGTGACGCCGAGCACCCCGGTGGTCTTCAACGGACCCGTCCGCGGCGATGCGACGCTGCGCACCGCCTATTCGAACGACGGCACGACCGGGCGCGGCACGATCAACAATTGCGCGAACGGCGCGATGCCCTGGGGCAATTACGCGACGTGCGAGGAAAACTGGGCGGGCTATTTCGCGCGGTCGTCGACCGATGCGGGCGTGCGCACCGCGGCCGGCAATGCCAAGCAGGTGACGTCGCTGTCGCGCTACGGCGTGGGCACCAGCAGCCGCTACGGCTGGGAGACGGTCGCCGCGGCGACCGCGGGCAGCACGATCTTCTCGCGCTGGAACGCCTCCGCCATCGCCGCCAACCCGGCCGACGGCAGCGCCGATTTCCGCAACGAGCCCTTCACCTTCGGCTGGGTGGTCGAGATCGATCCGTACAATCCGTCCGCGACGCCGCGCAAGCGCACCGCGCTGGGCCGCATGGCGCATGAGGGCGTGATGGCGGGCCGGATGATCGCGGGCGTGAGGCCGGCGTTCTACATGGGCGACGACGGGCGCAACGAATATATCTACAAGTTCGTCTCCGCGACCGCCTGGTCCGCGGCGGATGCGACGCCGGCCGATCGTCTGGCCACGGGCGACAAATATCTCGACACCGGCACGCTGTACGTGGCGAAGTTCAGCGCCGACGGCACCGGCCAGTGGCTGCCGCTGGTGTTCGGACAGAACGGGCTGGACGCGAACAACACGCGCTATCCCTTCGCCAGCCAGGCCGACGTGCTGGTCAACGCGCGCCTCGCCGCGGACGCGCTGGGCGCGACGCCGATGGATCGCCCGGAATGGACCGCGGTGAACCCGGTCAACGGCGAGATGTATTGCACGCTGACCAACAATTCGAACCGCCGCGGCGTGGCCTCGGGCAGCAGCACGCGCGCGATCGATCCGGCCAATCCGCGCGCCTATGTCGACACCCGCACCGACGGCGGCACCAACACCGGCAACGCCAACGGCCATGTCGTCCGCCTGCGCGAGGCCAACGACTCCACCGAGTCGCTGACCTTCGGCTGGGACGTCTATGCCTTCGGCGCGCGGGCGACCGCGGACGCGGCCAACGTCAACCTGTCCGGGCTGGACGACACCAACGACTTCTCGTCGCCGGACGGGCTGTGGTTCGGGCTGCCCACCAATGCGGGCGGTCAGGCCGCGCCGCTGCTGTTCGTGCAGACCGACGACGGCGCCTATACCGACGTCACGAACTGCATGATGCTGATCGGCATGCCGGGGCGCGTCGGCGACGGCACCACGAAGACCGTGACCAGCTCGTTCGGCGGCACGGCCACCACGACCGCGCGGATCGGCGCGGCGCCGGGCGCGAAGCTGAAGCGCTTCCTGGTCGGACCGAAGGAATGCGAGGTCACCGGCATCACCTCCACCGCGGACGGCCGGACGATCTTCATCAACATCCAGCACCCGGGCGAGGACGGCAATTTCGCCAACATCACCTCGAACTGGCCGCAGACGCAGGCGACCGGAACCGGCACCGGCCGCCCGCGCTCGGCGACGGTGGTGGTGACGAAGAACGACGGGGGCGTGGTGGGGCTGTAA
- a CDS encoding YaiI/YqxD family protein: protein MTAAPGTRRILVDADACPVKDEIYKVAWRLSVPVTIVSNAWLRVPQHPLVTRVVVDAGFDAADDWIAEAAGPGALVVTADILLADRCLKAGADVLAPTGKPFTTASIGGAIATRAIMADLRAGGDQLGGPAPFSAKDRSTFLQALDTLLTRRR, encoded by the coding sequence ATGACGGCCGCGCCCGGCACGCGCCGCATCCTGGTCGATGCCGACGCCTGCCCGGTCAAGGACGAGATCTACAAGGTCGCCTGGCGCCTGTCGGTGCCGGTGACGATCGTCAGCAACGCCTGGCTGCGCGTGCCGCAGCATCCGCTGGTGACGCGCGTGGTGGTGGATGCCGGGTTCGACGCCGCGGACGACTGGATCGCCGAGGCCGCGGGGCCGGGCGCATTGGTCGTCACCGCCGACATCCTGCTGGCGGACCGCTGCCTGAAGGCGGGCGCGGACGTGCTCGCCCCGACCGGCAAGCCCTTCACCACCGCCTCGATCGGCGGCGCGATCGCGACCCGCGCGATCATGGCCGACCTGCGCGCGGGCGGCGACCAGCTCGGCGGCCCCGCCCCGTTCTCCGCGAAGGACCGCTCTACCTTCCTGCAGGCCCTCGACACGCTGCTGACCCGGCGGCGCTAG
- a CDS encoding DEAD/DEAH box helicase produces MEITNLPAALSRALETRGYAALTPVQAEVTAEAAHGRDLLVSAQTGSGKTVAFGLAIAEQLLAQGETLPPPGAPLALVIAPTRELALQVAKELAWLYADARIATCVGGMDASRERRTLNQGVHIVVGTPGRLRDHAERGALNLSQIRAAVLDEADEMLDMGFRDDLEALLDQTPNERRTLLLSATLPRTIVALAKKYQRDALRISTVSEQRGHGDITYRAITVSPSDIEHAVINLLRFYEAETAILFCATRDNVRHLHAGLVERGFAAVALSGEHSQNERNHALQALRDRRARVCVATDVAARGIDLPTLSLVIHVEIPRDAEVLQHRSGRTGRAGKKGTAVLIVPYPRRRRVEGMLRGARIAAEWGEVPSVEAIRAKDRERLLERLLAPVEVDDDDRALAAELLAQRTPEEIAAALVAAQRASLPAPEEMIERAPAEQKGHRPGFDDVVWFRMNIGRRQNADARWILPLLCRRGHVTKAEIGAIRIGQGETQFQVPRALAQRFAAAVRATANADGEDESGVRIEPLDGAPAPTRAPVQQRRPYTAQRTPRPRR; encoded by the coding sequence ATGGAGATCACGAACCTTCCCGCCGCGCTGTCGCGCGCCCTTGAGACGCGTGGCTATGCCGCGCTCACCCCCGTCCAGGCGGAGGTCACCGCGGAGGCGGCGCATGGCCGCGACCTGCTCGTTTCCGCGCAGACCGGGTCCGGCAAGACCGTCGCCTTCGGCCTCGCCATCGCCGAACAGCTGCTGGCACAGGGCGAGACGCTGCCCCCGCCGGGCGCGCCGCTGGCGCTGGTCATCGCCCCCACGCGCGAACTGGCGCTTCAGGTCGCCAAGGAGCTCGCCTGGCTCTACGCCGATGCGCGCATCGCCACCTGCGTCGGCGGCATGGATGCCAGCCGCGAGCGCCGCACGCTCAACCAGGGCGTGCATATCGTCGTCGGCACGCCGGGCCGTCTGCGCGACCATGCCGAGCGCGGGGCGCTGAACCTGTCGCAGATCCGCGCCGCGGTGCTGGACGAGGCGGACGAGATGCTCGACATGGGCTTCCGCGACGATCTGGAGGCGCTGCTCGACCAGACCCCGAACGAGCGCCGCACGCTCCTGCTCTCCGCCACCCTGCCCCGGACGATCGTCGCGCTGGCGAAGAAGTACCAGCGCGACGCGCTGCGCATCTCGACCGTCAGCGAGCAGCGCGGCCACGGCGACATCACCTACCGTGCGATCACCGTCTCGCCGTCCGATATCGAGCACGCCGTCATCAACCTGCTGCGCTTCTACGAGGCGGAAACCGCGATCCTGTTCTGCGCCACGCGCGACAATGTCCGCCACCTCCACGCCGGCCTGGTCGAGCGCGGGTTCGCGGCGGTCGCCTTGTCGGGCGAGCATTCGCAGAACGAGCGCAACCACGCGCTCCAGGCGCTGCGCGACCGCCGCGCGCGCGTCTGCGTCGCGACCGACGTCGCCGCGCGCGGCATCGATCTGCCCACGCTCAGCCTCGTCATCCATGTCGAGATCCCGCGCGATGCGGAGGTGCTCCAGCACCGCTCCGGCCGCACCGGGCGCGCGGGGAAGAAGGGCACCGCGGTGCTGATCGTCCCCTATCCGCGCCGCCGCCGGGTCGAGGGGATGCTGCGCGGGGCGCGCATCGCCGCCGAATGGGGCGAGGTCCCCTCGGTCGAGGCGATCCGCGCCAAGGACCGCGAGCGCCTGCTCGAACGCCTGCTCGCCCCCGTCGAGGTCGACGACGACGACCGCGCGCTGGCAGCCGAGCTGCTGGCGCAGCGCACGCCCGAGGAGATCGCCGCCGCGCTCGTCGCCGCGCAGCGCGCCTCGCTGCCCGCGCCCGAGGAGATGATCGAGCGCGCGCCCGCCGAGCAGAAGGGGCATCGCCCCGGCTTCGACGACGTCGTCTGGTTCCGCATGAACATCGGCCGTCGCCAGAACGCCGATGCGCGCTGGATCCTGCCGCTGCTGTGCCGCCGCGGTCACGTGACCAAGGCCGAGATCGGCGCGATCCGCATCGGACAGGGCGAGACGCAGTTCCAGGTCCCGCGCGCGCTCGCCCAGCGCTTCGCCGCGGCGGTGCGCGCCACCGCCAATGCGGACGGCGAGGACGAGAGCGGCGTGCGCATCGAGCCGCTCGACGGCGCCCCCGCGCCCACCCGCGCGCCCGTGCAGCAGCGCCGGCCCTATACCGCGCAGCGCACCCCGCGCCCGCGTCGATGA
- a CDS encoding TIGR02466 family protein: MPTRPLFPTMFYDAAIDAPDLLADLHDSCLSLAAEDAAGRRWSRENGYRGYTSYASLDDLPLRDPAFADLKRHLDRHVAAFARDVGMDLAGKRLRLDSLWVNVMKSGGTHSGHLHPHSTVSGTFYVAVPPGSGALKLEDPRLPMMMAAPQRDGTFVYMEPHPGTVFLWESWLRHEVMPSAAKDARISISFNYRW, from the coding sequence ATGCCGACCCGCCCGCTCTTCCCCACGATGTTCTACGACGCGGCGATCGACGCCCCCGATCTGCTCGCCGACCTCCACGATTCCTGCCTGTCCCTCGCCGCGGAGGACGCCGCCGGGCGCCGCTGGTCGAGGGAAAACGGCTACCGCGGCTACACCAGCTACGCCTCGCTGGACGATCTGCCGCTGCGCGACCCCGCCTTCGCCGACCTGAAGCGCCATCTCGACCGCCACGTCGCCGCCTTCGCGCGCGACGTCGGGATGGATCTGGCGGGCAAAAGGCTCCGGCTCGACAGCCTGTGGGTCAATGTCATGAAGTCCGGCGGCACCCATTCCGGGCATCTCCACCCGCACAGCACCGTCTCGGGCACCTTCTACGTCGCGGTGCCCCCCGGTTCGGGCGCGCTCAAGCTGGAGGATCCGCGCCTGCCGATGATGATGGCCGCGCCGCAGCGCGACGGCACCTTCGTCTACATGGAACCGCACCCCGGCACCGTCTTCCTCTGGGAAAGCTGGCTGCGCCACGAGGTGATGCCCAGCGCCGCCAAGGACGCCCGCATCAGCATCAGCTTCAACTACCGCTGGTAA
- the pth gene encoding aminoacyl-tRNA hydrolase, whose protein sequence is MQLWVGLGNPGAQYAMHRHNVGFMALDTIAAVHDFAAPVKKFQGWLQEGRIGPHKVLLLKPATFMNDSGRSVGEAMRFYKLGLDALTVFHDELDLAPMKVKVKQGGGTAGHNGLRSIDQHLGADFRRVRIGIGHPGHKDRVTGHVLGNYAKAEMDPLSDLLGAIAAEADRLAAGDDTRFMNDIALRLG, encoded by the coding sequence ATGCAACTCTGGGTCGGCCTGGGCAATCCGGGCGCGCAATATGCGATGCACCGGCATAACGTCGGCTTCATGGCGCTCGACACGATCGCCGCGGTTCACGACTTCGCCGCGCCCGTAAAGAAATTCCAGGGCTGGTTGCAGGAGGGCCGCATCGGCCCCCACAAGGTCCTGCTGCTGAAGCCCGCCACGTTCATGAACGACAGCGGCCGCTCGGTCGGCGAGGCGATGCGCTTCTACAAGCTCGGTCTCGACGCGCTCACCGTCTTCCACGACGAGCTCGACCTCGCCCCCATGAAGGTGAAGGTCAAGCAGGGCGGCGGCACCGCGGGGCACAACGGCCTGCGCTCGATCGACCAGCATCTCGGCGCGGACTTCCGCCGCGTGCGGATCGGGATCGGCCACCCGGGCCACAAGGACCGCGTCACAGGCCATGTGCTCGGCAATTACGCCAAGGCCGAAATGGACCCGCTCTCCGACCTGCTCGGCGCGATCGCCGCGGAGGCCGACCGGCTGGCGGCGGGGGACGACACTCGGTTCATGAACGACATCGCGCTGCGGCTGGGGTGA